One genomic window of Vespula pensylvanica isolate Volc-1 chromosome 12, ASM1446617v1, whole genome shotgun sequence includes the following:
- the LOC122633282 gene encoding E3 SUMO-protein ligase ZBED1-like translates to MESKSLTVSNSSKSTATDETKSEMHMVLAKMMEEKHTYTYKKLVVPMSMRSIYWKFFGFPATDDGDILTKVKIVCILCKTQIAYNRNTSNLRMHLQNKHAQELLELEANTPPRRQVLSQEAKDRRAQKRKIKAELTSAQHIYTTNADGTVQIDGDIQFVTDPNISLSNMEDDIAIGQPLRVMIKGGTNIGNNSQNVAFLMPEDNTVHQSSIDGKTVSDAIAEFIIMDLQLPEVVEGHGFQRLVATLRSPCEIPSKNKLEEEIIPKIYDTFRESVAATLACMSNDVGLTIEEWKSNSNESFVTVSVYYQNAGETSLECKVLSSIHAPLDWDKHQWSNTIDTLLLDWYLKVERITAVVVATSRSELLAALSAKGLTLIPCLLHTLQVCAQACFENPEVASILSKCRTVIGAIINHSTASAALAMQEQIMELEENTMVMDYPGVWTSTYNMMEQIALRRNIISSILESIEGNEPEVIDLSPDQWKIVEDLVNVLEPFKVTIMTLSEEKMPLISLLRPLLWQLVSSHLKVKDSDSETARSFKESLSDMLCERYADYNVTLLLQIATTLDPRFKQLPYATEEDKSLVATPIKEMLTKLIQAESGDSIKVEEEPTSKKSRLSGMELLLGGLCATKNGMPAEEKADLELVQYQSESTAPLDYCPLQWWAKVSAKCPNLAKLACRYNCVPACCAPPARIPAEVQVLYDTRRAALPPHLVDKLLFLHGNHTV, encoded by the exons ATGGAAAGTAAATCGTTAACGGTCTCAAACAGTAGCAAATCTACTGCAACGGACGAAACCAAGAGTGAAATGCATATGGTTCTCGCCAAAATGATGGAAGAGAAACATACGTATACTTATAAAAAGTTAGTTGTACCAATGTCAATGAGAAGTATATATTGGAAATTTTTTGGATTTCCTGCCACTGACGACGGTGATATTCTTACTAAGGTGAAAATTGTTTGTATATTATGTAAGACACAAATTGCGTATAATCGTAACACCAGTAATTTACGAATGCATCTGCAAAATAAACATGCCCAAGAGCTGTTGGAATTGGAAGCGAATACACCACCCCGTAGACAGGTTCTTTCGCAAGAGGCAAAGGATCGTAGAgcacaaaagagaaaaataaaagccgAATTAACTTCGgctcaacatatatataccactAATGCTGACGGTACAGTCCAAATTGACGGAGACATTCAATTTGTAACAGATCCTAATATCAGTTTGTCTAATATGGAAGATGATATTGCTATTGGTCAACCATTGAGAGTGATGATCAAAGGTGGTACAAATATAGGTAATAACAGTCAAAATGTAGCATTTCTCATGCCAGAAGATAATACAGTGCATCAATCTAGTATAGACGGTAAAACGGTATCAGATGCTATCGCTGAATTCATTATAATGGATCTACAATTACCGGAAGTGGTAGAAGGTCACGGATTTCAAAGGCTTGTGGCTACTTTAAGATCACCTTGTGAAATTCCTAGTAAAAATAAACTAGAGGAAGAAATAATACcaaaaatttatgatacttTTCGTGAGTCTGTGGCAGCTACGTTAGCGTGCATGAGCAATGATGTTGGTTTGACGATTGAGGAATGGAAATCAAATTCTAATGAAAGTTTCGTGACCGTATCGGTGTATTATCAAAATGCCGGTGAAACTTCGTTAGAATGTAAAGTTTTAAGTAGTATACATGCACCTTTAGACTGGGATAAACATCAGTGGAGTAATACGATCGATACTTTGTTACTTGACTGGTATCTCAAAGTTGAAAGAATAACAGCAGTGGTTGTGGCGACATCCAGATCAGAGTTATTAGCAGCATTATCGGCTAAGGGTTTGACGTTGATTCCATGTCTCCTTCATACGTTACAAGTCTGTGCACAAGCCTGTTTTGAAAATCCAGAAGTAGCTAGtatattatcaaaatgtaGAACTGTTATTGGAGCTATCATAAATCATTCGACCGCTTCCGCGGCTTTGGCTATGCAAGAACAAATTATGGAG CTGGAGGAGAACACTATGGTGATGGATTATCCTGGCGTTTGGACATCTACTTACAATATGATGGAGCAAATTGCGCTAAGACGCAATATCATTTCATCTATATTGGAAAGTATAGAAGGCAATGAACCGGAAGTTATTGATCTATCCCCTGATCAATGGAAAATAGTCGAAGACCTTGTTAATGTTCTTGAACCATTCAAGGTCACTATTATGACACTCAGCGAAGAAAAAATGCCTTTGATATCGCTTTTAAGGCCATTACTCTGGCAACTTGTGTCGTCTCATCTTAAAGTAAAAGATTCTGACAGTGAAACTGCAAGATCTTTTAAAGAATCTTTGTCAGATATGCTGTGTGAACGGTATGCCGATTACAATGTTACTCTCCTTCTTCAAATTGCAACTACGTTAGATCCAAG GTTCAAGCAGTTGCCATATGCCACGGAAGAAGACAAAAGTTTAGTTGCAACcccaataaaagaaatgttgaCAAAATTAATACAAGCGGAAAGCGGAGATTCGATCAAAGTTGAAGAAGAACCAACAAGTAAGAAGAGCAGATTATCAG GTATGGAACTCTTACTCGGTGGCTTGTGTGCGACGAAAAATGGAATGCCAGCTGAAGAAAAAGCTGATCTCGAATTAGTACAATATCAATCAGAATCGACAGCGCCCCTTGACTATTGCCCTTTGCAGTGGTGGGCCAAAGTATCAGCAAAGTGTCCAAATCTTGCAAAATTAGCATGTAGGTATAATTGTGTCCCCGCTTGTTGTGCTCCGCCAGCTCGTATTCCTGCAGAAGTACAAGTTTTATACGATACAAGACGAGCTGCATTACCACCTCATTTAGTTGATAAATTACTTTTCCTTCATGGCAACCATACAGTGTGA